The following are encoded together in the Primulina tabacum isolate GXHZ01 chromosome 18, ASM2559414v2, whole genome shotgun sequence genome:
- the LOC142533594 gene encoding uncharacterized protein LOC142533594, whose amino-acid sequence MKSILLSMILFLSITTLSGFQSDELLLDDEEFGLEGGRSPDPIGATRPVYTPPSTRKRSMDSSSDLDSKIQFTLEHAFGESEFSPAGTFSARIKTWSHGGVTLTKLRFTRDIFTETHKVDFKRLLEEDDFYRIRLPSSVLNTPERDYVLSSVKARCLVRDTLDEHFVIHMEGVNIVAVNYGSPGSCQYPRLLKSPSKWFFKSHTVLKSSDMAPRTPVFTEAAAVGEDGQGEEMKPPERSFWAKYWMYLIPLGLIAMNAMTQAMNLPEEQANGQPASQQAIAGRGQAAAVRRR is encoded by the exons ATGAAATCAATCTTGCTATCCATGATTCTCTTCCTGTCGATTACGACGTTGTCTGGGTTCCAATCCGATGAGCTTCTCTTAGACGACGAAGAGTTTGGGCTCGAGGGCGGCCGATCTCCTGACCCGATTGGCGCCACCCGACCTGTTTATACTCCTCCTTCTACCCGCAAGCGATCGATGGATTCCAGTTCGGATCTGGACTCCAAAATCCAGTTCACACTCGAGCACGCCTTTGGGGAGTCCGAGTTCTCTCCCGCAGGAACTTTCTCGGCTCGCATCAAGACGTGGTCGCATGGTGGCGTG ACACTCACAAAGCTTCGGTTCACGAGGGACATCTTCACTGAGACACATAAAGTGGATTTCAAA AGACTTTTGGAAGAAGACGACTTTTATAGGATAAGATTACCATCTAGCGTGCTGAACACTCCTGAAAGAGACTATGTTCTCTCATCTGTTAAGGCG AGATGTCTTGTTCGGGATACATTGGATGAGCATTTTGTCATACACATG GAAGGTGTGAATATAGTGGCTGTTAATTATGGCTCTCCTGGGTCGTGCCAATATCCCCGCCTATTGAAATCG CCTTCAAAGTGGTTTTTTAAGTCTCATACGGTCTTGAAGAGCAGTGATATGGCCCCTAG GACTCCGGTATTTACAGAAGCAGCAGCTGTTGGTGAAGATGGACAAGGTGAAGAAATGAAGCCACCAGAGAGGTCCTTCTGGGCTAAATAC TGGATGTACTTGATCCCTCTTGGGCTCATCGCCATGAATGCCATGACTCAAGCCATGAACTTGCCTGAGGAACAAGCTAATGGGCAACCTGCCTCACAGCAGGCGATTGCCGGACGGGGTCAGGCCGCTGCAGTGCGAAGAAGATGA
- the LOC142532921 gene encoding membrane-associated protein VIPP1, chloroplastic produces MASSTVTPPAPSYNQVAVCVKVTALGFRPAFFGHGVGTPKYSGIRLCYSVKPSHGMGALGTQMNLFDRIARVVKSYANAIISTFEDPEKILEQAVLEMNDDLIKMRQATAQVLASQKQLENRYKAAQQASEDWYRRAQLALGKGDEDLAREALKRRKSYADNATALKTQLDQQKNVVDNLVSNTRLLENKIQEARSKKDTLKARAQSAKTATKVSEMLGNVNTSSALSAFEKMEEKVMAMEAQSEALNQLTSDELEGKFAMLETSSVDDDLASLKKQVSGSTKKGELPAGRTPISTSSAFKFQDPEIEKELNELRQKANDY; encoded by the exons ATGGCTTCTTCTACGGTTACTCCCCCTGCTCCCTCCTACAATCAAGTGGCAGTTTGCGTGAAAGTAACCGCTCTCGGCTTCAGACCAGCCTTCTTTGGCCATGGAG TGGGTACTCCAAAATATTCTGGAATACGATTATGTTACTCTGTGAAACCTAGTCATGGAATGGGTGCTCTTGGTACTCAGATGAACCTCTTTGATCGGATTGCTAGAGTTGTTAAG TCCTACGCAAATGCAATCATAAGCACATTTGAGGACCCTGAGAAAATACTGGAACAAGCTGTACTTGAAATGAATGATGATTTGATTAAAATGCGTCAGGCTACAGCACAA GTTTTGGCTTCTCAGAAGCAGTTAGAGAACAGATATAAAGCTGCACAGCAAGCTTCTGAAGATTG GTACCGGAGAGCACAACTTGCTCTTGGGAAGGGTGATGAGGATCTTGCTCGTGAAGCTCTCAAACGAAGAAAATCTTACGCT GACAATGCAACTGCTTTGAAAACTCAGCTTGATCAGCAGAAAAATGTAGTCGATAACCTTGTTTCAAATACACGG CTGCTAGAAAACAAAATACAGGAAGCTAGGTCTAAGAAAGATACACTAAAAGCACGAGCTCAGTCTGCCAA AACTGCAACTAAAGTGAGTGAAATGTTGGGAAACGTAAATACAAGCAGTGCTTTGTCAGCTTTTGAAAAGATGGAGGAAAAAG TTATGGCAATGGAAGCTCAGTCGGAAGCACTTAATCAGTTAACAAGTGATGAACTTGAAGGAAAG TTTGCTATGCTTGAGACTTCTTCAGTTGATGATGACCTTGCCTCCTTGAAGAAACAAGTATCTGGAAGCACAAAG AAGGGAGAGCTTCCAGCAGGAAGGACACCTATCAGCACGAGCTCTGCATTCAAGTTTCAAGATCCTGAAATCGAAAAGGAACTGAACGAGTTAAGGCAAAAGGCCAATGACTACTAG
- the LOC142532445 gene encoding uncharacterized protein LOC142532445, whose product MASGGTRNSFGSGGDLEGLGFSVSVEAEEVGWEELQSAKLDSISENADAGGGHSSGRGVNEAEVLTNFKTSTEVVLDEVSEVTAEGFPSDITGEEDVAAQHLPVVVDMNMPYGDEHKTRGEESSDLSEVVSEHGDLDFHQIHDIDARVDSGGEVLEYSLDGSYSQVEDKEKYKAKWKVSRPRTSHMRKLFTIFIKEIVEGMIGYVKLPRITLKLLSDNGNQEFGDFKLIILGMLGTYDFEKRILDIANDLIQDDTYYTMSLLRKGASHGYAPRNFVCCICNSLLAKNSVSKVQVFSCGHAMHVHCEPEENEDSFKGTSAGCPICNSRKKTIQGQRKILCLAIMD is encoded by the exons ATGGCCTCCGGTGGTACTCGGAATTCGTTTGGCTCTGGCGGTGATTTAGAGGGATTAGGCTTTTCTGTGTCTGTGGAAGCAGAAGAGGTTGGATGGGAGGAACTTCAATCGGCCAAACTTGATTCAATCTCCGAAAATGCTGATGCTGGTGGAGGACATTCTTCTGGACGGGGTGTCAATGAGGCTGAGGTTTTAACCAACTTTAAGACCTCAACGGAGGTGG TTTTGGATGAAGTAAGTGAGGTAACTGCTGAAGGCTTTCCTTCTGATATAACTGGTGAAGAAGACGTGGCTGCCCAACACCTGCCCGTTGTTGTGGATATGAATATGCCATATGGTGATGAACACAAGACTAGAGGAGAAGAATCAAGCGATCTCAGTGAAGTAGTTTCTGAACACGGGGATCTAGATTTTCACCAA ATACATGATAT TGATGCTAGAGTAGATTCGGGGGGAGAAGTGCTCGAGTATTCTCTTGATGGATCGTACAGTCAGGTGGAAGACAAAGAGAAGTACAAAGCTAAATGGAAAGTCTCCAGGCCTCGTACAAGTCACATGAGGAAACTGTTCACCATATTCATTAAAGAAATTGTCGAGGGAATGATTGGATATGTTAAGCTTCCGAGGATCACGTTGAAGCTACTTTCTGATAATGGCAATCAGGAATTTGGTGATTTTAAACTTATAATACTTGGGATGCTAGGAACATatgattttgagaaaagaaTTCTG GACATTGCAAACGATTTGATCCAAGATGATACATATTATACCATGAGTTTGCTCAGGAAGGGGGCTTCTCATGGTTATGCCCCACGTAACTTTGTCTGCTGTATATGTAactcccttcttgccaaaaacTCTGTTTCTAAAGTTCAAGTATTCAGTTGTGGTCATGCAATGCATGTACATTGTGAGCCTGAGGAAAATGAGGATTCATTTAAGGGAACCTCTGCTGGATGTCCTATTTGTAATTCTAGGAAAAAAACTATCCAGGGTCAACGGAAAATCCTGTGTTTGGCGATAATGGATTAG
- the LOC142532576 gene encoding thioredoxin F1, chloroplastic-like, whose protein sequence is MALQFYSASALSSLAQNPVSHKIISGQPVVCVAGDYRRTVMRTERRLRVGSRVKASLDAAAAVAEVGRVTEVGLHTFWPIVEAAGTKVVVVDMYTQWCGPCKVMAPKFQQLSEKYDDVIFLKLDCNQDNKPLSKELGIKVVPTFKILKDSKIVKEVTGAKYDDLVLAIENARSS, encoded by the exons ATGGCTTTGCAGTTCTACAGTGCGTCAGCGTTGAGTTCGTTGGCGCAAAATCCGGTGTCCCACAAGATCATTTCGGGCCAACCTGTGGTCTGTGTTGCAGGTGATTACCGCCGGACGGTGATGAGGACGGAGAGGCGGCTGAGAGTGGGGTCTCGGGTCAAGGCGAGTTTGGACGCCGCAGCCGCGGTGGCGGAGGTGGGCAGAGTGACTGAGGTCGGTTTGCATACCTTCTGGCCCATCGTGGAAGCAGCTGGCACTAAGGTTGTAGTCGTCGATATGTACACTCAGTG GTGCGGTCCATGTAAGGTGATGGCGCCAAAATTTCAACAATTGtctgaaaaatatgatgatgttaTCTTCTTAAAGCTCGACTGCAACCAAGATAACAAG CCTCTGTCAAAGGAACTAGGGATTAAGGTGGTTCCTACATTCAAGATATTGAAGGATAGCAAGATTGTAAAAGAAGTAACTGGAGCCAAATATGATGATTTAGTCCTCGCCATTGAGAATGCaagaagcagctag
- the LOC142532575 gene encoding proteinaceous RNase P 1, chloroplastic/mitochondrial-like isoform X1, whose amino-acid sequence MLFRMTTLSAKASPLLSLFSKNSTSLCFRPRSFNYLLHYCPLMPISFNAKTQPKYPFLMAIKRSHFSTTTAEALVQEPTDSGTRRSRKKALRESPEMILRAKLEQCSKSGDVAEALRLYDEAIINNVQLNVYHYNVLLYLCSTKSDGIRTDVLSLERGFEIFERMGIDKVVPNEATFTNASRLAAAKNDPERAFGLVKKMKAGGIAPKLRSYGPALFGFCEKGMAYEAYKVDSHMMDNMVLAEESELSALLKVSSETEREEKVYEMLHRLRAAVRQVSEETAVVVEDWFRSKKAAEIGLEKWDSERVKKGIVEGGGGWHGQGWLGTGNWRLVRTSITNTGVCQSCGQKLDCIDIDPRETNNFAKCLADLACQKEARKDFLQFQEWLQRHGPFDAVVDGANLGLANQQVLNFFQINRVVKEIRQISPSKKLPLVILHQSRMTGGPAQHPNNKKLLESWKRAGALYATPLGSNDDWYWLYAAVSSKCLLVTNDEMRDHLFELLGNSFFPRWKEKHQVRLKPSINGLNLHMPPPYSIVIQESEQGSWHVPTVTGDDLEIPRQWLCVTRSRERN is encoded by the exons ATGCTCTTTCGCATGACTACTTTATCAGCTAAAGCCTCTCCTCTTCTTTCCCTTTTCTCCAAAAACTCTACTTCACTCTGTTTCCGCCCCAGAAGCTTCAATTATCTGTTGCACTACTGTCCCTTGATGCCTATTTCGTTCAATGCCAAAACCCAACCAAAATATCCCTTTTTGATGGCGATAAAAAGATCCCATTTTTCCACCACAACAGCTGAAGCACTTGTCCAAGAGCCTACAGATTCGGGCACTCGAAGATCCAGGAAAAAGGCTCTTCGGGAGTCCCCAGAGATGATTCTGCGTGCGAAACTGGAGCAGTGTTCCAAGAGCGGTGACGTAGCAGAAGCCCTTCGCCTTTACGATGAGGCAATAATCAACAATGTTCAGCTGAATGTGTATCATTACAATGTCTTGCTTTATTTATGTTCAACAAAAAGTGATGGTATTCGAACGGATGTTCTAAGCTTGGAAAGAGGGTTTGAGATTTTTGAACGGATGGGCATTGATAAGGTGGTGCCGAATGAGGCAACATTTACTAATGCTTCAAGATTGGCAGCTGCCAAAAACGATCCTGAGCGAGCTTTCGGTTTAGttaagaaaatgaaggcaggtGGTATTGCTCCAAAGTTGAGGTCTTATGGACCAGCTCTGTTTGGGTTTTGTGAGAAGGGGATGGCTTATGAGGCATACAAGGTGGATTCTCATATGATGGATAACATGGTTTTGGCTGAAGAGTCTGAGCTTTCAGCATTATTAAAAGTTAGTTCCGAAACTGAGAGGGAAGAGAAAGTGTATGAAATGCTGCATAGGTTGAGAGCTGCAGTGAGACAAGTTTCAGAGGAGACTGCTGTGGTGGTGGAGGATTGGTTTAGGTCCAAAAAGGCAGCAGAAATTGGTTTGGAGAAGTGGGATTCAGAGAGGGTGAAGAAAGGAATTGTTGAGGGAGGTGGTGGATGGCATGGTCAAGGGTGGTTGGGGACAGGAAACTGGAGATTGGTGAGGACCTCGATAACCAATACCGGTGTTTGTCAGTCATGTGGGCAGAAGCTAGATTGTATTGATATTGATCCTAGGGAGACAAATAATTTTGCAAAGTGTTTGGCTGATCTGGCTTGCCAAAAGGAAGCTAGAAAAGACTTTTTGCAATTTCAG GAGTGGCTTCAACGGCATGGTCCGTTTGATGCTGTAGTTGATGGTGCAAATTTGGGCCTTGCTAATCAacaagttttgaattttttccAG ATCAATAGAGTTGTGAAAGAAATACGGCAAATCAGCCCTTCAAAGAAATTGCCTCTTGTTATTTTACACCAGAGTAGAATGACTGGCGGTCCTGCTCAGCACCCCAACAACAAAAAGTTATTGGAAAGTTGGAAACGGGCTGGAGCACTCTATGCAACACCTCTTGGTTCAAATGACGATTG GTACTGGTTGTATGCTGCTGTAAGTTCAAAGTGTTTGCTGGTGACAAATGATGAGATGAGAGACCACTTGTTTGAACTTTTAGGCAATAGCTTCTTCCCTAGATGGAAAGAAAAACATCAG GTCCGATTAAAACCTTCTATCAATGGGCTGAACCTCCATATGCCACCACCATATTCAATTGTCATCCAG GAGTCAGAACAGGGCAGTTGGCATGTTCCAACTGTTACAGGAGATGATCTTGAGATCCCAAGACAATGGCTTTGTGTAACAAGGAGTAGGGAGAGAAATTAG
- the LOC142532575 gene encoding proteinaceous RNase P 1, chloroplastic/mitochondrial-like isoform X2: MLFRMTTLSAKASPLLSLFSKNSTSLCFRPRSFNYLLHYCPLMPISFNAKTQPKYPFLMAIKRSHFSTTTAEALVQEPTDSGTRRSRKKALRESPEMILRAKLEQCSKSGDVAEALRLYDEAIINNVQLNVYHYNVLLYLCSTKSDGIRTDVLSLERGFEIFERMGIDKVVPNEATFTNASRLAAAKNDPERAFGLVKKMKAGGIAPKLRSYGPALFGFCEKGMAYEAYKVDSHMMDNMVLAEESELSALLKVSSETEREEKVYEMLHRLRAAVRQVSEETAVVVEDWFRSKKAAEIGLEKWDSERVKKGIVEGGGGWHGQGWLGTGNWRLVRTSITNTGVCQSCGQKLDCIDIDPRETNNFAKCLADLACQKEARKDFLQFQEWLQRHGPFDAVVDGANLGLANQQVLNFFQINRVVKEIRQISPSKKLPLVILHQSRMTGGPAQHPNNKKLLESWKRAGALYATPLGSNDDCSCILIC; encoded by the exons ATGCTCTTTCGCATGACTACTTTATCAGCTAAAGCCTCTCCTCTTCTTTCCCTTTTCTCCAAAAACTCTACTTCACTCTGTTTCCGCCCCAGAAGCTTCAATTATCTGTTGCACTACTGTCCCTTGATGCCTATTTCGTTCAATGCCAAAACCCAACCAAAATATCCCTTTTTGATGGCGATAAAAAGATCCCATTTTTCCACCACAACAGCTGAAGCACTTGTCCAAGAGCCTACAGATTCGGGCACTCGAAGATCCAGGAAAAAGGCTCTTCGGGAGTCCCCAGAGATGATTCTGCGTGCGAAACTGGAGCAGTGTTCCAAGAGCGGTGACGTAGCAGAAGCCCTTCGCCTTTACGATGAGGCAATAATCAACAATGTTCAGCTGAATGTGTATCATTACAATGTCTTGCTTTATTTATGTTCAACAAAAAGTGATGGTATTCGAACGGATGTTCTAAGCTTGGAAAGAGGGTTTGAGATTTTTGAACGGATGGGCATTGATAAGGTGGTGCCGAATGAGGCAACATTTACTAATGCTTCAAGATTGGCAGCTGCCAAAAACGATCCTGAGCGAGCTTTCGGTTTAGttaagaaaatgaaggcaggtGGTATTGCTCCAAAGTTGAGGTCTTATGGACCAGCTCTGTTTGGGTTTTGTGAGAAGGGGATGGCTTATGAGGCATACAAGGTGGATTCTCATATGATGGATAACATGGTTTTGGCTGAAGAGTCTGAGCTTTCAGCATTATTAAAAGTTAGTTCCGAAACTGAGAGGGAAGAGAAAGTGTATGAAATGCTGCATAGGTTGAGAGCTGCAGTGAGACAAGTTTCAGAGGAGACTGCTGTGGTGGTGGAGGATTGGTTTAGGTCCAAAAAGGCAGCAGAAATTGGTTTGGAGAAGTGGGATTCAGAGAGGGTGAAGAAAGGAATTGTTGAGGGAGGTGGTGGATGGCATGGTCAAGGGTGGTTGGGGACAGGAAACTGGAGATTGGTGAGGACCTCGATAACCAATACCGGTGTTTGTCAGTCATGTGGGCAGAAGCTAGATTGTATTGATATTGATCCTAGGGAGACAAATAATTTTGCAAAGTGTTTGGCTGATCTGGCTTGCCAAAAGGAAGCTAGAAAAGACTTTTTGCAATTTCAG GAGTGGCTTCAACGGCATGGTCCGTTTGATGCTGTAGTTGATGGTGCAAATTTGGGCCTTGCTAATCAacaagttttgaattttttccAG ATCAATAGAGTTGTGAAAGAAATACGGCAAATCAGCCCTTCAAAGAAATTGCCTCTTGTTATTTTACACCAGAGTAGAATGACTGGCGGTCCTGCTCAGCACCCCAACAACAAAAAGTTATTGGAAAGTTGGAAACGGGCTGGAGCACTCTATGCAACACCTCTTGGTTCAAATGACGATTG TTCCTGTATACTTATTTGCTAG